From Penicillium psychrofluorescens genome assembly, chromosome: 6, one genomic window encodes:
- a CDS encoding uncharacterized protein (ID:PFLUO_009268-T1.cds;~source:funannotate), translated as MVAPGMRAKPVRRLKKGTETTKSHRFEGFSQRIAKLKIDPIHRVRRASFGDDDEETSSYFRSALDHWAEMNLSDNFSQFTRRVNPLSESLAQIVHHEEKIMGLLVEYIEKRDQLCMEPLLSLLAQFARDLGVRFEKHFAAAVTLVASVAATHQDIEVVEWSFSCLAWIFKFLSRLLVPDLRQLLGIMTPYLGKERQKPFVARFAAESMSFLIRKAGLVYYKNKVPLENAVTFLFDDISKSADDSKDVEDYREGLMAMFADAMKGVNNGLHSNGTDILHCILDKLPPTKEQHSEPAEVAYGVVIGLIHHTTPDTFGPILNTITAYIEGRSKGGKNPNLPECCRLIFLCVATRKGVRVRDWKSVHEILVSLLQQVSVSTETYADTIPGILATVAYALQLSPMDEMLPFLRSLMDLVSTGPLSAYFLFFCNTFSEWGSERFQSLLLPYFQKFINSSWQLREWETCLTLLRLSQTGCITSEASKPGYISCPNALKGHIQDSLDYPITNDFVLNALVKLPKAIGLFKDPTASSAMVHKLHQNVSSAFQDAASRKETNGLRFYVGQGFKTYVELATQSGQLDSSLWESILTTAMTFSRLPLFLEGVLEFISSCPESTNLENPMLDEFAHNLIVNLASPSHRLRLVSLRILRELISRVIKEDASPIDLAIEIEESPLTLQSARTISMHIRKLALLYPQIASRKWMPRLIPYFCFGLFSKKLGPLWDDSAAALKTISEHAEGEKIVSDLSIQWLQERDSIATSDETDDDNENTFVSSHFQCHNVVKVEKTFSTNLKTTKDPQGLLSQQFKQEHSLADLLPASPRSHALRVLIAAPSVAEKRSRQIVPLFLSWALRDDQDDVPPIGEDADSDNAPIRWGFRDRVAMLTLFGQFLNPRVLYKASEVHDAVLELLCHGNSETQKAALKALFTWKSPHILPYQENLLNILDEARFKDELAVFVRVGEDSLIEQEHRPILLPVLLRLLYGRMISKASAGQAGQSGRRKAILRTLSHLSEEEFGLFMRLSFGPLADVHVVKDDQTDLSVFSEELTSPRRQLGLLKMIDTVFDTLQTRMIPYAPQTMDVIVYCLVRACRAIYDENSPLYVDRQDERLLTVYQNIRQACIRCLNLVFSISTERDWTPFVRILFDEMISDRLEQFPIETAQGVSGLHRLFHTWASAPRSAWYLVQHNNQVLTKVIDCLGVESARDEVKIYVLDEILVPLIELSTGKKLEEEEEMPDFSPEQIRSELLSPYLENALSHLGRVLKRGPSKPVLFAGVNALSLIAPCVESSGETSSLISIATYLLRQPPDRVSPRTKSGLLRILEHFLPLYKPEEDAQLSQQVFEAVSSMFDYFKDDSNREVLARVFSALAAHDQQLAEVAELCADLNSRSSKKLEPDYERRLQAFTKINEDLAQTLSAKQWRPLLYNMLFHVKDEEELAVRSSASFSLKRFIDKAATETASEDFEALVNNVFLPSLQYGLRQKSELIRSEFVSVLGYFVKSNPTRPSVQDMHVLLVGDDDEASFFNNILHIQQHRRLRALRRLAGEVTKGEIQSANLGSIFIPLVEHFVFDEAEDENAHNLIAEAVATIGALAEWLDWNQFRANFRRYRSYMQSKPEMEKNILRLLGRMSDALSSAMDQKKVAEPQAEGDDTDKMEELSTPSMCTLARTIPSFTKVITELTTNFIPFLTSFIHHKQETEMSLRLPAAVTTIKLLKILPEADMTIRLPPVLLDVCSILKSRAQDSRDTARKTLNDIAILLGPEYFGYILKELRNTLARGYQLHVLSFTIHSMLVMTTDHFKQGDLDYCLGDLVAVVMDDIFGTVGQEKDAEGYVSKMTEVKSSKSFDSMELLAKNATVQHLANLVRPLQALLREKLNSNIVKKLDELMRRIGIGLLRNPGAESRDLLMFCYEVIKESYRDPAASNSQAKPKSESEERFLVRLQGAKRGEKRGTTSSHAYKLTRFGLDVLRAILNKFNSLLVATNLSGFIPIIGDALVQAQEEVKISALRLLSTIIKLPLPEIDQNSHVYFTEAVKMVKESPSTNTEAAQASLKLISSMLRERKDTKLRDGHLAYLLQRLTSDIEEPDRQGITFNFIRAVMSRKLVVPEMYELVDNIATMMVTNQTRSARDLARGVYIHFLIEYPQAKNRWTKQLGFLAKNLDYKHQEGRQSVLEAINLLLSKTGPELAQDIISTFFLPIVLAMANDESSECRELAGALLGQFYSRADQEQMKTILTPIRSWLEQTDNLALSNVGLQAVRVYFEVEETVKEKEARFVVGILPNLMQPLLEDHESGSWEALYYAAQLFTKLCKTVPALALSPECASIWTLIRECLFFPHAWVKTCAANLIGMWLADIAKMNAAEGYSAIPLTGSSGLVLDKDAMLQLLRGSLRCLRTPGITEELAMQSVRNLVFLGRCCAQNGLDIPKTETDDADSEAEEEDADEGADSEADDGAPTNGENNAVSSSTRSAIHYIFRQISSLLRREVFSRRPDALIPKTASIALLAALVRHLDAEQIHPSLTVILLPLQHLTDSSIPAPRSSDESFQNTYKGLVSNCHEALDLLQKKLGTTEYIAQMSRVQETIKERREGRRVKRRIEAVADPERYGRDKQRRNERKRDVRREKGLEHRGKRRGW; from the coding sequence ATGGTAGCGCCAGGTATGCGGGCTAAGCCCGTCAGGCGCCTGAAGAAGGGCACCGAAACTACCAAATCTCATCGATTCGAGGGCTTTTCCCAGCGCATCGCAAAGCTCAAGATCGACCCGATTCACCGCGTGCGCCGCGCCAGCTtcggcgacgacgatgaagagacCTCCTCCTATTTCCGATCGGCGCTCGACCACTGGGCGGAAATGAACTTGTCCGACAACTTCTCCCAGTTCACACGCCGCGTCAACCCCCTCTCTGAAAGCCTTGCGCAGATTGTTCACCACGAAGAGAAGATTATGGGCCTGTTGGTGGAATATATCGAGAAGAGGGACCAGCTTTGCATGGAGCCACTGTTGAGTCTGCTCGCGCAGTTTGCCAGAGACCTCGGCGTTCGGTTCGAAAAACATTTCGCCGCAGCCGTGACCCTGGTGGCGTCCGTTGCAGCGACGCACCAGGACAtcgaggtggtggagtgGAGTTTCAGTTGCCTTGCATGGATTTTCAAGTTTCTCTCACGCTTGTTGGTTCCCGACCTACGGCAACTGCTGGGTATAATGACTCCTTATCTGGGCAAGGAGCGCCAGAAGCCGTTCGTGGCTCGCTTTGCGGCCGAGTCGATGTCGTTTCTCATTCGGAAAGCCGGCCTTGTTTACTACAAGAACAAGGTGCCCCTCGAAAATGCCGTGACTTTTCTCTTTGACGATATCTCGAAATCGGCCGACGACTCCAAAGATGTTGAGGACTACCGGGAAGGCTTGATGGCTATGTTCGCCGATGCCATGAAGGGTGTCAACAATGGCCTTCACTCCAATGGGACTGATATTCTTCATTGCATTCTGGACAAGCTTCCACCCACCAAGGAACAGCACAGTGAACCTGCAGAGGTTGCTTATGGAGTGGTGATCGGCCTCATTCACCACACTACTCCCGACACATTTGGCCCTATCCTCAACACGATTACTGCCTATATCGAAGGCCGTTCCAAGGGCGGCAAGAACCCTAATCTTCCAGAGTGCTGCCGCTTGATTTTCTTATGCGTGGCAACTCGAAAGGGAGTCAGAGTAAGGGACTGGAAGTCCGTCCACGAGATTTTGGTGTCCCTGCTCCAACAGGTGTCGGTGTCGACTGAAACATACGCCGACACGATCCCCGGAATCCTCGCGACTGTTGCGTATGCATTGCAACTGTCCCCGATGGACGAGATGCTGCCATTTTTGCGTTCTCTCATGGACCTGGTGTCCACCGGCCCGCTCTCGGCGTACTTCTTGTTCTTTTGCAACACTTTCTCGGAGTGGGGATCGGAGCGATTTCAGAGCCTTCTTCTGCCGTACTTCCAGAAGTTCATCAATTCTTCGTGGCAATTAAGAGAATGGGAAACATGTCTGACCCTGCTTCGTTTGAGCCAAACCGGTTGCATCACCTCCGAAGCTTCGAAACCTGGGTACATTTCGTGCCCAAATGCCTTGAAGGGTCATATTCAGGACTCGCTGGATTACCCAATCACAAACGATTTCGTTCTGAATGCCTTGGTGAAGCTTCCAAAGGCTATCGGCTTATTCAAAGACCCAACTGCGTCGTCTGCCATGGTACACAAGTTGCATCAGAAcgtttcttctgctttccAAGACGCTGCTTCCAGGAAGGAGACCAACGGTTTGAGATTCTACGTAGGTCAGGGATTCAAAACTTATGTTGAACTCGCTACACAATCTGGTCAACTGGACTCGAGTCTTTGGGAATCGATCCTCACCACTGCCATGACCTTTTCCCGTCTCCCTCTGTTTCTGGAGGGTGTTCTGGAATTCATCTCTTCTTGCCCGGAATCCACCAACCTGGAGAATCCCATGCTCGACGAATTCGCCCACAACTTGATAGTCAACTTGGCCAGCCCATCCCATAGGCTTCGGCTGGTCTCTCTCCGAATATTGCGCGAATTAATCAGCCGTGTCATCAAGGAAGATGCCTCTCCCATCGATCTGGCTattgagattgaagagaGTCCGCTTACCCTGCAGAGCGCCAGAACCATTTCCATGCACATCCGGAAACTCGCACTCCTTTACCCGCAGATTGCCTCTCGCAAGTGGATGCCCCGTCTGATTCCTTACTTTTGTTTCggcctcttctccaagaagTTGGGACCATTGTGGGACGactctgctgctgccttGAAGACCATCAGTGAACACGCAGAGGGTGAGAAGATCGTCTCAGACCTATCCATCCAGTGGCTTCAGGAGCGGGACTCGATCGCAACGAGTGACGAGACGGACGATGACAACGAGAACACCTTCGTCTCTAGCCACTTCCAATGCCACAATGTCGTCAAAGTTGAAAAAACCTTTTCTACCAACCTCAAGACAACTAAAGATCCTCAGGGCCTCTTGTCGCAACAGTTCAAGCAAGAACACTCCCTAGCAGATTTGCTTCCCGCTTCGCCTCGTTCTCATGCGTTGCGTGTCCTCATCGCCGCTCCGAGCGTAGCTGAAAAGCGATCCCGCCAAATTGTTCCCCTGTTCTTGTCGTGGGCATTGCGCGATGATCAGGACGACGTCCCACCCATtggtgaagatgccgatTCAGATAACGCTCCAATCCGATGGGGGTTCCGTGATCGAGTGGCGATGCTTACTTTGTTCGGGCAATTCCTGAACCCCAGAGTTTTGTACAAAGCCTCTGAGGTTCACGATGCTGTGCTAGAGCTCCTGTGTCATGGAAACTCGGAGACCCAGAAAGCTGCGCTGAAGGCACTTTTCACCTGGAAATCCCCCCATATCCTCCCTTATCAAGAGAATCTTCTCAATATTTTGGATGAAGCCAGGTTTAAGGATGAGCTTGCGGTCTTCGTGCGTGTCGGCGAAGACAGTCTAATCGAACAAGAACACCGGCCCATTCTGCTGCCTGtacttcttcgccttctgTACGGCCGGATGATTTCAAAAGCGAGCGCgggccaagctggccaatCTGGACGACGCAAGGCAATTCTTCGAACTCTATCGCATCTTTCTGAGGAGGAGTTTGGCCTTTTCATGCGACTCTCCTTTGGCCCTCTCGCGGATGTCCATGTCGTCAAGGATGACCAGACGGACTTGAGTGTCTTCTCTGAGGAATTGACTAGCCCTCGAAGGCAATTGGGTCTGCTCAAGATGATTGATACAGTCTTTGATACCCTCCAGACTCGCATGATACCATATGCGCCACAGACGATGGATGTTATCGTCTATTGTCTGGTGCGAGCTTGCCGAGCAATTTACGATGAGAACAGCCCGCTTTATGTGGATCGTCAAGATGAACGTCTTTTGACCGTCTACCAAAACATTCGCCAAGCCTGTATCCGCTGTCTCAACCTTGTCTTCTCCATTTCGACCGAGCGGGACTGGACACCCTTCGTTCGTATCCTTTTCGACGAGATGATTAGCGACAGACTCGAGCAATTCCCAATCGAGACAGCTCAAGGTGTATCAGGGCTTCATCGACTGTTCCATACCTGGGCTTCTGCTCCGAGGTCCGCCTGGTACCTGGTACAACATAACAACCAGGTCTTGACTAAGGTGATCGACTGCCTTGGAGTGGAGTCTGCTCGCGACGAAGTCAAGATTTACGTCCTGGATGAAATCCTCGTGCCGTTGATCGAACTGTCTACTGGCAAGAaattggaagaagaggaggagatgCCCGATTTCTCACCCGAACAGATCCGATCTGAACTTCTCTCCCCTTACTTGGAAAATGCCCTCTCCCACCTTGGCCGTGTGCTCAAGAGAGGTCCGTCGAAGCCTGTTCTGTTTGCAGGAGTCAATGCCTTGTCTCTGATCGCACCATGCGTTGAGTCTTCTGGAGAGACGTCCAGCTTGATCAGCATAGCGACGTATCTACTTCGGCAGCCCCCAGACCGGGTCAGCCCAAGGACTAAATCTGGTCTGCTACGGATTCTCGAACACTTCTTGCCTTTGTACAAGCCGGAAGAGGATGCCCAGCTTTCTCAACAGGTCTTCGAAGCAGTATCTTCTATGTTCGACTATTTCAAGGACGACTCAAACAGGGAGGTGCTCGCAAGGGTCTTCTCTGCTCTTGCCGCTCACGACCAACAGCTGGCAGAAGTTGCTGAACTGTGCGCCGATCTGAACTCTCGTTCCAGCAAGAAGCTTGAGCCCGACTATGAGCGGCGCTTGCAGGCTTTCACGAAAATTAACGAAGATCTGGCTCAAACGTTAAGTGCGAAGCAGTGGCGACCTCTTTTGTACAACATGCTCTTCCATGtcaaggatgaagaagagcttgCTGTCCGATCCAGCGCCTCTTTCAGCTTGAAACGCTTCATTGACAAGGCAGCCACCGAAACAGCGTCTGAAGACTTTGAGGCCCTTGTGAACAACGTCTTCCTTCCTTCACTGCAGTACGGCCTCCGGCAAAAATCCGAGCTTATTCGCTCCGAGTTCGTCTCTGTTCTGGGGTACTTTGTCAAGTCGAACCCTACCAGGCCGTCCGTCCAGGATATGCACGTGCTGCTTGtcggggatgatgatgaagccTCTTTCTTCAATAACATTCTCCACATTCAGCAGCATCGCCGGCTCCGAGCTTTGCGGCGTCTCGCTGGTGAGGTCACCAAGGGAGAGATCCAGTCTGCCAACTTGGGGTCCATCTTTATTCCCCTCGTTGAACATTTTGTATTTGATGAGGCCGAGGACGAGAACGCCCACAACTTGATTGCTGAAGCCGTTGCCACAATTGGTGCCCTTGCAGAATGGCTGGATTGGAATCAGTTCCGAGCCAATTTCCGGAGGTATCGCAGTTACATGCAGAGCAAGCCCgaaatggagaagaacattCTCAGACTTTTGGGTCGGATGTCTGACGCATTATCAAGCGCGATGGATCAAAAGAAGGTGGCAGAACCCCaggccgagggcgacgacACGgacaagatggaggagctTTCCACGCCATCCATGTGCACCCTTGCCAGAACCATTCCATCCTTCACAAAGGTCATAACGGAGCTGACCACCAACTTCATCCCTTTCCTGACCAGCTTCATCCATCACAAGCAGGAGACTGAAATGAGCTTGCGTTTGCCTGCCGCAGTCACCACAATCAAGCTTCTCAAGATTCTGCCCGAGGCGGATATGACTATTCGCCTGCCTCCTGTTCTCCTGGATGTCTGCAGTATCCTCAAAAGTCGAGCACAAGACTCGCGAGACACGGCACGAAAAACACTCAACGACATTGCCATCCTACTGGGCCCGGAATACTTCGGCTACATCCTGAAAGAACTTCGGAATACCCTTGCTCGTGGATACCAGCTTCACGTTCTGTCTTTCACGATCCACTCCATGCTTGTAATGACTACCGATCACTTCAAGCAGGGTGATCTGGATTATTGCCTGGGAGATCTCGTCGCAGTCGTGATGGACGATATCTTCGGCACCGTCGGCCAGGAAAAGGACGCAGAAGGCTACGTCAGCAAGATGACGGAAGTGAAGAGCAGCAAGAGTTTCGACTCGATGGAGCTTCTTGCCAAGAACGCAACTGTCCAACATCTGGCAAATCTCGTCCGGCCGCTGCAAGCACTTCTGCGAGAGAAGCTCAACTCGAACATTGTAAAGAAACTCGATGAGCTCATGAGGCGAATTGGCATTGGTCTCCTGAGAAACCCTGGCGCCGAAAGCCGTGACCTGTTGATGTTCTGTTACGAAGTCATCAAGGAGTCTTACCGCGATCCTGCCGCGAGTAACAGTCAGGCCAAGCCGAAATCCGAGTCGGAGGAGCGGTTCTTGGTTAGGCTGCAGGGAGCAAAGAGAGGCGAGAAACGGGGCACGACCTCCTCTCACGCGTATAAGTTGACTCGATTCGGTCTCGATGTCCTGCGCGCGATCCTCAACAAGTTCAATTCTCTGTTGGTGGCAACAAACCTGTCGGGATTCATACCGATCATCGGCGATGCCCTTGTACAGGCCCAGGAAGAAGTTAAAATCTCTGCTCTGCGGCTACTATCTACAATCATCAAGCTCCCTCTGCCCGAGATCGACCAGAACTCTCACGTGTATTTCACCGAGGCAGTGAAAATGGTCAAGGAATCACCCAGCACGAACACCGAAGCAGCGCAAGCCTCACTGAAATTGATTTCATCCATGCTGCGCGAACGAAAGGACACAAAGCTTCGAGATGGGCACCTTGCAtaccttctccagcgcctgaCATCGGACATTGAAGAACCAGACCGACAAGGTATAACATTCAATTTCATTCGAGCCGTAATGTCTCGCAAGCTCGTTGTGCCGGAGATGTATGAACTCGTGGACAACATCGCCACCATGATGGTCACCAACCAGACTCGTTCTGCACGAGATCTCGCGCGAGGCGTTTACATTCACTTCCTGATCGAGTACCCACAGGCCAAGAACCGATGGACGAAACAGCTTGGTTTCCTTGCCAAGAACCTTGATTACAAGCACCAGGAGGGACGCCAGTCGGTTTTGGAGGCCATCAACTTGCTTCTTTCAAAAACCGGCCCGGAGCTGGCCCAGGATATCATCAGCACCTTCTTCCTGCCTATCGtgctcgccatggccaaTGACGAATCTTCAGAATGCCGTGAGCTGGCAGGAGCATTGCTTGGCCAGTTCTACAGCCGAGCAGATcaggagcagatgaagaCTATTCTCACGCCTATCCGGTCATGGCTGGAGCAAACGGATAACCTGGCGCTGAGCAATGTTGGGCTGCAGGCCGTGCGAGTTTACTTTGAAGTTGAGGAAACCGTGAAAGAGAAGGAAGCTCGCTTtgtcgtcggcatcctccCGAACCTGATGCAGCCGCTCCTCGAAGACCACGAATCAGGCAGCTGGGAGGCACTGTATTATGCCGCGCAGCTTTTCACGAAGCTCTGCAAAACAGTACCTGCGCTCGCTCTGAGCCCCGAGTGTGCCTCCATTTGGACTTTGATCCGGGaatgtctcttcttccctcaCGCATGGGTCAAGACCTGTGCTGCGAATCTCATCGGCATGTGGCTGGCCGACATCGCCAAGATGAACGCAGCCGAGGGATACAGCGCGATCCCTCTCACGGGAAGTTCGGGCTTGGTTCTGGACAAAGATGCAATGCTTCAGCTGCTCCGTGGCAGTCTTCGCTGTCTGCGCACTCCTGGTATCACCGAAGAGCTGGCGATGCAGAGCGTGCGCAACCTCGTCTTCCTGGGCCGATGCTGTGCACAGAACGGTCTCGACATTCCCAAGACGGAAACTGACGATGCCGACTCTGAagctgaggaggaggatgcagACGAGGGTGCCGACAGCGAAGCTGACGATGGGGCACCAACCAATGGCGAGAACAACGCTGTCTCAAGCAGCACCAGATCCGCCATCCACTACATTTTCCGCCAGATCTCCTCGCTCCTGCGCCGCGAAGTGTTTTCCAGACGGCCAGATGCTCTCATCCCTAAAACCGCATCGattgccctcctcgccgcgcTGGTTCGCCACCTTGACGCAGAGCAGATCCACCCGTCTCTCACCGTCATCTTACTTCCACTGCAGCATCTGACCGACTCATCCATCCCTGCTCCACGATCATCAGACGAGTCCTTCCAGAACACATACAAGGGTCTTGTTTCCAACTGCCACGAAGCCCTGGATCtgttgcagaagaagctcggCACGACCGAGTACATCGCTCAGATGTCCCGCGTGCAGGAGACTATCAAGGAGCGCCGTGAAGGAAGACGTGTCAAGCGGCGCATTGAAGCCGTTGCTGATCCTGAGCGGTACGGCCGTGATAAgcagagaaggaatgaaCGGAAGAGGGACGTACGCCGCGAGAAAGGGCTGGAGCATCGGGGAAAGAGACGTGGATGGTAA
- a CDS encoding uncharacterized protein (ID:PFLUO_009269-T1.cds;~source:funannotate): MSCKIVVIGSADCHLRAVFTKLAKLHVKQNFSFAIVVGDLFGDCSTEDELDEITALLHGNISVPLPTYFTLGNRALPTRIVEQIEAHDEVCPNLYFLGKRGVLKTSEGVRIAALGGRLEETEAHTKPQSNASGKFQPTYGEADARALFGTHTADILITNQWPKGIRAGSKVAVPEDKSALPTEIQCVADVCSTLKPRYHLSPTDGFFYEREPFFHMPTEDDPDAKPLTRFIGMASYASKQKWMYAFTLDPKAAPSFTVPTGATASPLSAAQTKRKQLPHQQESFQRFAASEDGRHQNRHPRKRQQRQPPPGPDQCFFCLSNPSIATHLITSIGNESYLTTAKGPLPTLKTFPSLGFPGHMLIIPFTHTPTLGLISDPESRSNTYTEMQRYRTALHSMISDRCDRSLGAVTWEISRAHGIHVLWQWMPVPVDLIQRGLVAAAFKVEAENLSYPSFEGEASADAPENEPGDFFRVRIWGPSSPSSSSSSAEESKESSSSPGSEKTLLLPLTPETRFDVQFGRRVMAKLLELEKRMDWRDDVQSVEEEETDANVFKESFKKYDFSLEE; this comes from the exons ATGTCGTGCAAGAT TGTGGTTATTGGGAGCGCGGACTGTCACTTGCGCGCAGTATTCACCAAGCTCGCCAAACTCCACGTGAAGCAGAACTTCTCgttcgccatcgtcgtcggcgacCTGTTCGGCGATTGCTCAACAGAGGATGAGCTCGACGAGATTACCGCTTTACTCCATGGCAACATCAGCGTACCACTTCCCACCTACTTCACATTAGGCAATCGAGCACTACCCACCCGGATAgtcgagcagatcgaggcgCATGACGAGGTGTGCCCGAACTTGTACTTCCTGGGCAAGCGCGGGGTTCTCAAAACCTCCGAGGGGGTGCGGATTGCGGCACTGGGTGGCAGATTGGAAGAAACAGAAGCTCACACCAAGCCGCAAAGCAATGCGAGCGGCAAGTTCCAGCCCACATACGGTGAAGCGGATGCGCGCGCTCTCTTCGGTACGCATACCGCGGACATCCTGATCACAAATCAATGGCCCAAGGGCATCCGCGCGGGCTCCAAGGTAGCCGTTCCCGAGGACAAGAGCGCCTTACCAACTGAAATCCAATGCGTGGCGGATGTTTGCTCAACCCTAAAACCCCGCTACCACCTCTCCCCAACAGACGGGTTTTTCTACGAGCGAGAACCTTTCTTCCACATGCCGACAGAAGACGACCCCGACGCTAAACCACTCACCCGCTTTATCGGAATGGCCTCATATGCCTCGAAACAAAAATGGATGTACGCCTTCACCTTAGATCCCAAAGCTGCACCGTCATTCACCGTTCCCACGGGCGCAACGGCCTCGCCTCTATCAGCTGCGCAAACCAAGCGCAAGCAGCTCCCACACCAGCAAGAGTCATTCCAGCGCTTCGCCGCGTCCGAAGATGGCCGGCATCAAAACAGACATCCCCGCAAACGACAGCAGCGACAGCCGCCCCCAGGCCCGGACCAatgtttcttctgcctctcCAACCCCAGCATCGCAACCCACctcatcacctccatcgGCAACGAAAGTTACCTCACAACGGCCAAGGGCCCCCTCCCTACCCTCAAAACTTTCCCATCTCTGGGCTTCCCAGGCCACATGCTCATCATCCCCTTCACGCACACGCCCACCCTGGGTCTCATCTCAGACCCGGAGTCCCGCTCCAACACCTACACCGAAATGCAGCGCTACCGCACCGCATTACACTCCATGATCTCCGACCGCTGCGACCGCTCCCTGGGCGCCGTCACCTGGGAAATCAGCCGCGCCCACGGCATCCACGTACTCTGGCAGTGGATGCCCGTGCCCGTGGACCTAATCCAGCGGGGACTCGTGGCAGCCGCCTTCAAGGTCGAAGCTGAGAATCTAAGCTACCCAAGTTTCGAAGGCGAGGCGTCAGCGGATGCCCCCGAAAACGAACCGGGCGACTTCTTCCGCGTCCGCATCTGGggtccctcttctccctcctcgtcctcttcttctgcagaAGAATCAAAAGAGTCTTCGTCATCACCAGGTTCAGAAAAGActcttctccttccattGACGCCGGAAACACGCTTCGATGTCCAGTTCGGTCGCCGCGTGATGGCTAAATtgctggagttggagaagcGGATGGATTGGCGCGATGATGTACAGTCcgttgaggaagaggagacggATGCGAATGTTTTCAAGGAGTCGTTTAAGAAGTATGATTTCTCGTTGGAGGAGTGA
- a CDS encoding uncharacterized protein (ID:PFLUO_009270-T1.cds;~source:funannotate), whose translation MSPTLRPLWARDISSDFSSVSSWDTCMSKTYCKWPVIVGIIVGSVIILCILGCVINCLCCGYRCCTACCGCCCPSGRRRNKQPKYYDDAPLHQPPPPSANPTYQPSPAPPAYRGQVQTARFDSSKPSARVDEDSLPAMPTWDNAVEKHVEDPNANADEVEMEPLNPLGHGPDRKGSVSPSVAYADFPPPLATNPGESSVYRGYGPNDPYGRRSPGPAAAYGGQQDPYGRRSPGVMSPPAAVDPYGRRSPGLNGAFPGQQDPYRRPSPGPNAAFGGQQDPYRRPSPGPNAAFGGQQDPYGPRSPGDMPSPVNGAMHRNPYDTQQQQQQSYHNQPYDDYNNGGNDGQFHAITAPHAVSSPSPVGAYKPPTTYSPVPMSYTPFSEMGGPGHTAPPSIGGASQYPPTYTSQPAAPYRGMSPNLPSPSPPPSGPLPSPPSQQYTAYNAASTETPPNRTPTVLQSGRNAPPGSYRNV comes from the coding sequence ATGAGTCCAACACTTCGGCCATTATGGGCCCGGGATATTTCCAGCGATTTCTCCTCGGTGTCCAGCTGGGACACGTGCATGTCCAAGACCTACTGCAAGTGGCCCGTCATCGTgggcatcatcgtcggctCGGTGATTATTCTGTGCATCCTGGGCTGCGTGATCAATTGTCTCTGCTGTGGCTACCGATGCTGCACcgcctgctgcggctgctgctgtcccTCCGGCCGGCGCAGAAACAAGCAGCCCAAATACTACGACGATGCTCCGCTGCATcagcctccgccgccgagcgcAAACCCGACCTACCAGCCCTCTCCTGCCCCGCCTGCGTACCGCGGCCAGGTGCAGACTGCGCGGTTCGATAGTTCCAAGCCGTCTGCGAGGGTCGATGAGGATTCTCTGCCCGCCATGCCGACTTGGGACAACGCCGTCGAGAAGCACGTGGAGGATCCCAACGCCAACGCTGATGAGGTCGAGATGGAGCCGTTGAACCCGCTGGGCCACGGTCCGGACCGTAAGGGCTCAGTGTCGCCTAGTGTCGCGTACGCGGATTTCCCGCCTCCCCTCGCCACCAACCCAGGCGAGTCGTCCGTCTACAGAGGATACGGCCCCAATGACCCCTACGGTCGCCGCTCGCCCGGCCCCGCAGCTGCATATGGCGGCCAGCAAGATCCCTACGGCCGTCGTTCGCCGGGAGTCATGTCTCCCCCCGCAGCCGTCGATCCATACGGACGACGCTCGCCCGGTTTGAATGGCGCATTCCCCGGACAGCAAGATCCCTATAGACGTCCCTCGCCTGGCCCGAATGCCGCATTCGGCGGGCAGCAAGATCCCTACAGACGTCCCTCGCCTGGCCCGAATGCCGCCTTCGGCGGGCAGCAAGATCCTTACGGACCCCGATCCCCAGGTGACATGCCATCGCCGGTCAATGGCGCCATGCACCGCAACCCTTACGAcacccagcagcagcaacagcagtcGTACCACAACCAGCCGTACGACGACTACAATAACGGCGGTAATGACGGCCAATTCCACGCTATTACAGCCCCCCACGCCGTGTCCTCCCCCTCGCCCGTGGGCGCCTACAAACCACCAACAACATACAGCCCCGTGCCAATGTCCTACACGCCCTTCTCGGAGATGGGCGGCCCGGGACACACGGCTCCTCCGTCCATCGGCGGCGCGAGCCAGTACCCGCCCACCTACACCTCccagccagcagcgccgTACAGAGGCATGTCCCCCAATCTCCCTTCGCCTTCGCCGCCCCCGTCCGGCCCTCTGCCCTCTCCGCCCTCTCAGCAGTACACGGCGTATAATGCCGCCTCGACGGAGACCCCGCCGAACAGAACCCCGACTGTGCTGCAGAGTGGCCGGAATGCTCCACCGGGCTCATACCGCAATGTCTAA